From one Musa acuminata AAA Group cultivar baxijiao chromosome BXJ2-6, Cavendish_Baxijiao_AAA, whole genome shotgun sequence genomic stretch:
- the LOC135581071 gene encoding phosphatidylinositol:ceramide inositolphosphotransferase-like isoform X1 — protein MTVYIAREASKLWRKVCVETSVELQLLAEKWKLLLTGLLFQYIHGLAARGVHYLHRPGPTLQDLGYMILPELGRERGYISESLFTFVFLSFVLWTFHPFVYHSKRFYTVLLWWRILAFLVASQLLRIITFYSTQLPGPNYHCREGSKLARLPPPESIAEVLLINFPHGVIYGCGDLIFSSHMIFTLVFVRTYHKYGSKRFVKLLAWVIAIIQSLLIVASRKHYTVDVVVAWYTVNLVVFLIDKKLPEMPDRSTGSQPMLPLNIKEKDGKPREENLKLLNGNSVDTADWRQRMQVNGTHGDDGNHVHSESAVNGVNR, from the exons ATGACGGTCTACATTGCTCGCGAGGCTTCCAAG CTATGGAGGAAGGTTTGCGTGGAGACATCTGTGGAGCTTCAACTTCTTGCGGAGAAATGGAAGCTTCTGCTCACGGGACTCCTGTTCCAG TATATACATGGGTTGGCTGCGCGAGGGGTTCATTATCTACATCGACCTGGACCAACTCTTCAAGATCTTGGGTATATGATTCTTCCG GAACTTGGAAGAGAAAGAGGCTACATCAGTGAGAGTCTATTCACCTTTGTGTTTTTGTCCTTTGTACTG TGGACATTTCATCCCTTTGTTTATCATAGCAAGCGCTTCTACACTGTTCTGCTCTGGTGGAGAATTTTGGCATTTCTAGTT GCTTCTCAATTGTTGCGGATCATTACATTCTATTCTACTCAACTTCCGGGTCCTAACTATCACTGCCGTGag GGCTCGAAGCTTGCCAGACTGCCCCCACCAGAGAGTATAGCTGAAGTGCTTCTAATTAACT TTCCTCATGGAGTCATATATGGTTGTGGTGATCTGATATTTTCATCCCATATGATATTCACACTGGTTTTCGTGCGTACGTACCATAAATATGGCTCTAAAAG GTTCGTTAAGCTTCTTGCTTGGGTTATTGCTATTATTCAGAGTCTTCTTATAGTAGCTTCCCGCAAGCATTACACAGTAGATGTAGTAGTTGCATG GTATACTGTAAATTTGGTGGTATTCTTAATTGACAAGAAGCTACCAG AAATGCCCGATCGTTCTACTGGATCTCAACCAATGCTACCATTAAACATTAAGGAGAAAGATGGAAAACCCAGAGAAGAGAATCTCAAGTTATTGAATGGAAATTCAGTGGATACTGCTGATTGG AGACAGAGGATGCAAGTGAATGGCACACATGGAGATGATGGGAACCATGTCCACTCTGAATCTGCAGTGAATGGGGTAAATAGATGA
- the LOC135581071 gene encoding phosphatidylinositol:ceramide inositolphosphotransferase-like isoform X2, translating into MTVYIAREASKLWRKVCVETSVELQLLAEKWKLLLTGLLFQYIHGLAARGVHYLHRPGPTLQDLGYMILPELGRERGYISESLFTFVFLSFVLWTFHPFVYHSKRFYTVLLWWRILAFLVASQLLRIITFYSTQLPGPNYHCREGSKLARLPPPESIAEVLLINFPHGVIYGCGDLIFSSHMIFTLVFVRTYHKYGSKRYTVNLVVFLIDKKLPEMPDRSTGSQPMLPLNIKEKDGKPREENLKLLNGNSVDTADWRQRMQVNGTHGDDGNHVHSESAVNGVNR; encoded by the exons ATGACGGTCTACATTGCTCGCGAGGCTTCCAAG CTATGGAGGAAGGTTTGCGTGGAGACATCTGTGGAGCTTCAACTTCTTGCGGAGAAATGGAAGCTTCTGCTCACGGGACTCCTGTTCCAG TATATACATGGGTTGGCTGCGCGAGGGGTTCATTATCTACATCGACCTGGACCAACTCTTCAAGATCTTGGGTATATGATTCTTCCG GAACTTGGAAGAGAAAGAGGCTACATCAGTGAGAGTCTATTCACCTTTGTGTTTTTGTCCTTTGTACTG TGGACATTTCATCCCTTTGTTTATCATAGCAAGCGCTTCTACACTGTTCTGCTCTGGTGGAGAATTTTGGCATTTCTAGTT GCTTCTCAATTGTTGCGGATCATTACATTCTATTCTACTCAACTTCCGGGTCCTAACTATCACTGCCGTGag GGCTCGAAGCTTGCCAGACTGCCCCCACCAGAGAGTATAGCTGAAGTGCTTCTAATTAACT TTCCTCATGGAGTCATATATGGTTGTGGTGATCTGATATTTTCATCCCATATGATATTCACACTGGTTTTCGTGCGTACGTACCATAAATATGGCTCTAAAAG GTATACTGTAAATTTGGTGGTATTCTTAATTGACAAGAAGCTACCAG AAATGCCCGATCGTTCTACTGGATCTCAACCAATGCTACCATTAAACATTAAGGAGAAAGATGGAAAACCCAGAGAAGAGAATCTCAAGTTATTGAATGGAAATTCAGTGGATACTGCTGATTGG AGACAGAGGATGCAAGTGAATGGCACACATGGAGATGATGGGAACCATGTCCACTCTGAATCTGCAGTGAATGGGGTAAATAGATGA